The Pseudomonas nunensis genome includes the window CAACTGTTCGGGCTGGGCGCTTCCTGGGGCGGCTACGAAAGCCTGGTCACCGTCGCCGAACTCAAGGAACGCGAAAGCGCCGAAGATCGAGCACTCAATCCGGTGCTGCGATTACACATCGGGCTGGAAGATGTCGAGGCGTTGATCGAGGATCTGCAGCGGGGATTCGCTGCGACAACGTGAGGATTGAAACCTCCCTGGCAGCGAATCGACGGTGAGCGGCCTTACCAGAACTTGTCGCGCTTGACCGGACCGGCATTGCGCCGTTCCGGGCCGGCGTGGTTGCCGATGTCCACCAGCCGGCGTTCTACCAGCACATTCTGCAATGCCTGGCGGGCCACCGGGTCCAGCTGATCTTCGCGCTCCTTGAGTTCCAGCAGGATCGGGCTGGACCAGGTGCGATAGGTTTGCTCGGCGATACGAACGGGGGTCATCTATCTCTCCTTGATTAAGCGCCCGCGATGAAGCGGGAGCTGTTCGATGAGGTAGAAACGTTAGTTGAGGAAACGGGTTGTTGCCAGCCGTGGGGACTGGCGGCTCGTCGTTGAGTAAACACATCTTGAAAAACACTTCTCCACAAGCAGAAAGCCACGTACCTTACCGCGCAAAATAATCAGACATTCAGGGATGATGTGCGTGGGGGCTTATCGACTGCTGCTGGCGATGCTGGTGGCGATTTCTCATATGGGCGTGGCGTTTGCGGGTTTCAATCCTGGCGTCATTGCGGTGGTTTCCTTCCTGCTCATCAGCGGCTTTGTGATGACCTCGTTGATCGAGAGGAACTACAACGCGCCGGAGCAATTTCAACGGTTTTACGCTGATCGGGTATTGCGGCTTTATCCGCAGTTTCTGCTCTACTTCGTCAGCTCCTGCGCCGTGATCCACTTCCTGTTGCCCGGTACGCCCCAAGCGGCGGCGCTGACCATCAACAACATCGTCACCAGCCTGCCGATTGTGCCGATGGGTTTTTATATGTTCGGCATTACCATTCCCGAGATCCTGCCGGCGGCCTGGTCGCTGGGGCTCGAAATGTGTTTCTACCTGCTGATTCCGTTCCTGATCGTCTACAAGGTTCGGGGTATCGCGTATGCGCTGTCCGTGGCGGTATTCATGGTCGCAGCGCTGGGTTACATCAACACCGATGTCTACGGTTACCGACTACTGCCCGGTGTGCTGTTCATCTTCCTTTGCGGCAGCTACCTGTATCGCATGCGTGCCAGGGCAGGGATGATCGTTGCCGGCACCGCCATCGTCGCGGCCCTGATGTTCCTGGCGATTGTCACGGGACTCATTCCCCGGCGGCCCTTCAACGCGGAGGTCACTGCCGGTATTGCCTTGGGCGTTCCGGTTGTCTTTGTGCTGAGCAAGCTGAAGTACCATCGGGTGGATGAGTTGTTGGGGAACATCAGCTACGGTGTGTTCCTCAACCATTTTGTGGTGATGTATGTGCTGCGGGCTTTCTGGCCGGTGGCGTACGACGCATCGATGATCTCGCTGGTCCTGCTGCTTTCGTTCGCGCTGAGCGGGATTTCGTATTACTTCGTCGAACGGCCAGCCCTGAAGCTGCGTCATGCGCTGCGGGCCGGCGTCAGGAATGGCGCAGGTCAAGAACCGCGCGGTGAAACCTTCGCTTAAGCGACCCAGGGTTGGACATTACTTTTCGGAGATAGCGAAAGATGACGCTGGATAACCTTGCGCTGTTTTTGATGATCGTCGAAAAGGGTGGCCTGTCTGCCGCCGGCCGCGAGTTGGGGCTGTCGCCGGCGTCGGTGTCCGAGCGCCTGGCGGTGCTGGAAAGTTACTACGGCGCGAGCCTGCTGACCCGCACCACTCGTTCGCTCAGCCTGACCGATGAAGGTCGCCTGTTGGCGGACGGTGCCCGCCGCTTGTTGGCCGAGGCCGATGAACTGGAGACCAGCATCCGTCTGGGCATGCAAAAAATCTCCGGGCTGATCCGCCTCAGTGCGCCGGTCGATCTCGGGCAATCGCGGATTGTGCCGATCATTGACCGGTTTCTGGCGGAGCATCCATCCGTGACCATCGACCTCAATCTCACCGATGGATTCGTCGACCTGGTCAGCCAGGGGATCGACTTCGCCGTGCGTTATGG containing:
- a CDS encoding acyltransferase family protein, with the protein product MGAYRLLLAMLVAISHMGVAFAGFNPGVIAVVSFLLISGFVMTSLIERNYNAPEQFQRFYADRVLRLYPQFLLYFVSSCAVIHFLLPGTPQAAALTINNIVTSLPIVPMGFYMFGITIPEILPAAWSLGLEMCFYLLIPFLIVYKVRGIAYALSVAVFMVAALGYINTDVYGYRLLPGVLFIFLCGSYLYRMRARAGMIVAGTAIVAALMFLAIVTGLIPRRPFNAEVTAGIALGVPVVFVLSKLKYHRVDELLGNISYGVFLNHFVVMYVLRAFWPVAYDASMISLVLLLSFALSGISYYFVERPALKLRHALRAGVRNGAGQEPRGETFA